From a single Phragmites australis chromosome 7, lpPhrAust1.1, whole genome shotgun sequence genomic region:
- the LOC133925094 gene encoding pentatricopeptide repeat-containing protein At1g80550, mitochondrial-like gives MLLLVRRRRRLLALPFFTLHAPTSTATPPSSLDAAAVLETLSLYANDWRRALDFFHWSASPTGANLPPTAATLARAVDILGKHFEFPLATSLLLSHHDPERGDPALLRPALRALLNRLAAANLIDDAFRAFDSIAASIGLRDEASFHLLVDALCDHRRIDEADHLCFGKNPPPFPLGTKTHNLLLRGWAKTRAWARLRELWFDMDRRGVAKDLHSYSIYMDALTKSGKPWKAFKIFKEMKQKGIPIDIVAYNTAIHAVGLAQGVDFAVRLYRQMVDSGCKPNAATFNTIVKLFCKEGRFKEGYAFVQQMHKVGCEPNVLTYHCFFQYLSRPQEVLGLFEKMLERGCQPRMDTYIMLIKRFGRWGFLRPVFNVWKAMEEQGLSPDAFAYNALIDALLEKGMVDLARKYDEEMLAKGLSPKPRKELGTRLPGAESDSDNALNGVL, from the coding sequence ATGCTCCTCCtcgttcgccgccgccgccgcctcctcgccctcCCCTTCTTCACCCTACACGCCCCCACCTCCACCGCCACGCCGCCCTCCTCTCTCGACGCCGCAGCGGTGCTCGAGACGCTGTCCCTCTACGCCAACGACTGGCGCCGCGCGCTCGATTTCTTCCACTGGTCCGCCTCCCCCACCGGCGCCAACCTTCCCCCGACCGCCGCCACCCTCGCCCGCGCCGTCGACATCCTCGGCAAGCACTTCGAGTTCCCGCTCGCCACCTCCCTCCTGCTCTCGCACCACGACCCCGAGCGTGGGGACCCCGCCCTCCTCCGCCCCGCCCTCCGCGCCCTCCTCaaccgcctcgccgccgccaaccTCATCGACGACGCGTTCCGCGCGTTCGACTCCATCGCCGCCTCGATCGGCCTGCGCGATGAGGCATCCTTCCACCTCCTCGTCGACGCGCTCTGCGACCACCGCCGCATCGACGAGGCCGACCACCTGTGCTTCGGCAAGAACCCGCCGCCGTTCCCGCTGGGGACGAAGACCCACAACCTGCTCCTCCGCGGATGGGCTAAGACCCGCGCCTGGGCGCGCCTCCGCGAGCTCTGGTTCGACATGGACCGCCGCGGCGTTGCCAAGGACCTCCACTCCTACTCCATATACATGGATGCCCTTACCAAGTCAGGCAAGCCGTGGAAGGCCTTCAAGATTTTCAAGGAGATGAAGCAGAAAGGCATCCCGATTGATATCGTTGCATACAATACTGCGATCCATGCGGTTGGGCTCGCACAGGGTGTCGATTTTGCTGTCCGATTGTACAGACAGATGGTTGATTCTGGTTGCAAGCCCAACGCTGCCACTTTCAACACAATTGTCAAGTTATTCTGCAAGGAGGGAAGATTCAAAGAAGGGTATGCGTTTGTTCAGCAGATGCACAAGGTGGGGTGTGAGCCCAATGTGCTCACATACCATTGCTTTTTTCAGTATTTGAGCCGTCCGCAAGAGGTCCTTGGACTGTTTGAGAAAATGCTTGAGAGGGGTTGCCAGCCGAGGATGGACACATATATCATGCTCATCAAGAGATTTGGGCGGTGGGGATTCCTACGTCCAGTGTTCAATGTGTGGAAGGCAATGGAAGAGCAGGGACTCAGCCCGGATGCATTTGCATACAATGCGCTTATTGATGCATTACTGGAAAAGGGTATGGTGGATTTGGCTAGGAAGTATGACGAGGAAATGCTTGCGAAGGGACTCTCACCTAAGCCAAGGAAAGAGCTGGGGACTAGGTTGCCAGGAGCAGAGTCTGATAGTGATAATGCACTAAATGGTGTGCTTTGA